DNA sequence from the Neospora caninum Liverpool complete genome, chromosome VIIa genome:
TGCAGGGAAACGCCAGCGAGGAGATAGCAAAGAGACTGTAGGTGGACCGTTCGCCAGGCGTCAGCAGAACGGACGCCCCCGTCCAACACAGGGAGTTCACGCGGCGCTGCCACGCCTTGCCATCAGAATGGATCTACGGTCGCAGTCTCCCCGCTGAAATTccgttcttctgtgtctcatCTTCAGGCCACCCTGGCACCACACATTCTTCTCCGGCCCTAAATTTAGAGTGCACAGTTGATTCGACAGGACATGGTTGTGTGCGAACTGACGACTGACCCCCATTTCTCCCAGCAGTCGTCCTTCCCCCACTGCGCAAACCCTCCGGCGCCCCACGGGAATATTCGCCGAGAGGTGCTCACAAGCGAATTGAAAAGAGCAGCCCGGTCGGGTTCTCGACACCGCACCGGACAGGCACAAACCGTCTAGAAGTTGCAGTTCGACGTCACAGGAGCTGGTTACTTTAGCCCAGTTTACGCCATCAACTCGCATTTTTACGGaccgcgtgcgcgcgcgcgtcacACTGTCGTTCTGTCGTCATTCTTGTACCCGGTGTCGCGCACCACGGTGCGGTCGTTTTCCGGCCAAaaccttcgtttccttctgtgaAGATCAAACGTTTGCCGTGACTCGCCTGAGGAGACTGTACCCGTCGTTTTCGTCATCCGCTCTGTTTCACCCGTTCTGCCACGCTCACTTTCTTCGGACTTGTTTTGTCCACAGCGACAtcgtcgtctctttttcgtctctgcttgcACTGCTTGAATTTCTGGCGGTccctgcagagaaacaggcgcAGACACCGGTTCTGCACAACGTGCGGCACGCCACACAGAAACATCGTTGTTCTGACACACGTCGAGGCGGAATCTGTCGGAAACTGTCCGTCACTGCATCCAGTGTCTATACACCCTTCGGGACGACGCACAGCGCACAAGTTTCCGCGGTCGGTTGCCCACGACTCCCTCCAGATCTTCGTCTGAATCTTTCCACAATGCCGGATCGCAGGTCTCGCAGCAGGAGCAGAAGCCCTCGACGGGACGAGAACCGCGAAGAggtgcgtttttctcttcaaaACCTCGCGACTGGTAAACCGGTGTCGCCCGGCGGTCACCGCTGGACCGTCTGGCTGTGAGGTTCATGCGGCGACACTTGAGTGTGTAGTAACCCCGTACTGCAACACGGGGCGCGTTCGGCAGTCTGCTGCCAAACGGCGAGAGGATCTTTCCTGTGAAGAACTGCAGAGCGCTGTGAAAGAGCGTGCCTCTTCAGGCGGACAGCGAGGCGGATGGACCGGCGCAGTCGCCCGTCACAAACGAGTCCGTCACATATGTATCCGGAGGGAGCAGATTCCATTTTCCAGAGAACGTTTTTTTTGTGTAGGCGCGTGGAGCGATCGGTCCTCAGGCAATGTGGCGCAGAGGGGTTCTTGCGTGCGTCCACTAAAGGTTATCGTCGTGTGTGCGTTCCGTtcagagaaagcggaagaagcgaacaggATGGGATGTCGGTgctgaggaaggcgcgacacCGACGATCCCCGGCTTGGCTGGGACAGGTAAGCGCGCCACACTGCCTCGGTAACATCACCCCCTCCTTCAGCGCCGGCGCTCAACTCTCCCGGCACCAGGGTCGTCTCTGCGTGGACGCGGGCGTCAGCTCTGGGACAGCTGAAAATTGCGTGTGTGCTGTTTCGTGTGACGCGTGTGCAGGACTTGCCGGTTTAAGCGTCACGCAGGCTCTCGCTCAACAACAGAACAATTTGCTAATGCAAAACTTCCAGAACAAAGCTGTAAGCGGGTGGCGAATGGccagtctccttcctcggcggAAAGTCCAGGACATCATTTAGTAACTGACCGATTATTTTGTCAGAACCTCGTTGGCCACTCGAGCTTGTCTGCTTCGGCCAGACGCGGAGGGGTTGCGATTTGAAGCCGTCACGCAGCGGCGCAGTGGATCGAAGAACATGATAACTTTCGCTGATTCGTGTGATCTGTAGTCTGGTGTCAAGGGACGTAACTGTTTTGCACCCCGTTTCCgttctccgttcttctccgttcttctccgttcttcaGCCTCTCGAGTCTTCCTCATCGTCTGCTAGTGCTTTTTGCTCGTGGCGTGCAGATGTGCAGAATCTACGTGGGTAGCTTGGACTACTACTTGACGGAGTTGGAGATCAAGAGCGTTTTCCAGGTACGTTCGTTGCGGATTCGTGTCACGCCGCAttccgtttttcgcgtcgACGGGCGAGACGTACAGCGGGGTGAACATGGTCCTCTGAAATCGCAGCTATGCGCGGTTGTCTTGCTCTGTGGCGAGCGGTGGCGGTCGACGAAGGTTATTCTCACGTCGCAAGCAGCGAAACTGGTCATTGCGATTGCGTTCGATTTGCGTGCAGGCTTTCGGAACCATTGTCTCGGTGGACATGCCCAAGGAAGGCGACCGCAGCAAGGGATTTTGCTTCGTCGAATATGCCTCACCAGAAGCGGCTGAGATGGCTTTGTCGACGATGCAGAATTTTGTCCTGAAAGGACGGTatgtttctgtcttttctttccgcgggTACCTGTGAATCCGCACTCCCTCTCACGTGACCGGAGCCATCGGCTTCAGGCTGCTATATGGTGCGCGGTCGCGTCAGGTCTTCTCGGCACATTGCTCGTCTTGTTCGTACGAAGGCTGCGCTGGGGTTTCTGCGCCACGACGTGAGCGGAAACAATCCCCTTTTTTCAGTTTTCTCCCTTGCAAACACCGCGCTTTGCGTCAGGGTACCACGCGATGTCATGCTGCTCTGGTTTCTGCGAACCTGTGTAGTGGCTGAGCTCTGgtggcgcgtctccctcgcatTTGTTCTCGTGCGTATATGGGCGCCGTTGTCGCTCACCAGCCCGCTTCCGGCGTCATTTTTgtcctgtccctctttttttGCGTATGCTGctgctgtgtgtctctgctgtccgtatgtacacccgatCGACTTCGGAAACACCAAACAACCGGgatctctctcccgcctccccGCTGCTCACCGCCCGCGGCTTGGCATGCCGGCCTGTTGCTTTTGTTATGCTACCTTGCGgttcctgtgtgtgtgtgtggtctTTTTTgttgcttcgtctccttgtctcccctTCCTGCTGACGGTCTTCTGCCTaccttcccctctcccggttctccgtcctcttgtCCATGGATGTGACCAGTGTGAAAGAGtagcgaagcagagaacgcaTTTCAGGATGTACACGACGGCTCTCTTGCCAGTATGCTAGGTGCCCAGCACCCCCTCCCTTTGCAAAACACGCACGCGGTCAGCCTCGTGTCACTAGCGTTGTGCAGAGGGATTCGGTCTCTTCTTGGGGAGCAACGGAACGGCGCCTTGCCGAGCTGTGTAGAACGAAAGCAAAAGGGAGCGGCGTTTTTCGCGCCAGAGAGTTGGTCGGAAACGCCGTCCCTGCGGCCGTTCTTCGGCCAGGGCGTCCGCGTGGCCAGAGCGTCTCGGTCCTGGGAAGCTTtaaggaggagaagagctTTCGGCCGTTGCTTGTCGGCTCGGATTTCGGAGAATCAGACCTGAGGGGTAACGAAGGCCTGGTGTGcttgcgcttctcttttcaggACGATCAAAGTTGGACGGCCCACGGCAGTGGGAACTGGTGGACAACAGCTGCAGCGGCCGGCAATGATGATGCGTGAGTGTTTCCCCGATGTGCCTTGGGCGCGGAGGCTGGGAGATCCGCTGCGTGCCGTCGAGACGaccccttcccccccccgGTGGCGACTGGGCGCGCGTTGCCGGAACCCGTCTTTGTGTGTGGGACGGGCGGGGAGGCTCGACTGCACTTCTTTTCCACGGAGCTGCCGTCTTTCGCGGTCGTGCTTGTGGGCGGTGTTGCGCTCAATAGCGATTCCGTCTTCCTGCTTCCGATTAAAAAGGGCAGTTTTCAAAATGCGCGCGTTTCAGTCGGGTTCCTGTTTCTTGGATTTGCACCAGTTTCCACTCTGTCCCGCTCCCAGGCCTGGCGCTCGGCAGCCGTGAAGCAGACCTTACGGAAACATCGTTgcccccgcctcgcccttgCTTTTGAGGGCCCAGGCGTTTAGCTTGTTTTGGTgtcctctgtttttgtctctgctgtcaGCGACAGTCAGCACGATGGGGGCTGTGGGAGGCCTCACGGGCGTAGCGGCTGGAACTTCGCCCGGCTCGATGGTGAACAGCGCGCAAGCaggagcggcagcggcgacggcgatTCTGGCCGGGCGGACCGGCACAGCGGATCCCTCCAGTTTGGGTGCGGCTCTCAGAGACCAGAAGTTTGCGGGTGTCGAGGGGAGGGAATTTTCGGCTGCGAGTGAGGGAGTGCTTCGGGACTGCTCGGTTCGGTTGGGGTGGTGCTGTGGGGCGTCGTGCACTTCTCTTGATCCGCAGCCGGAAAGCGGTTCCACTGGATACGCCTCTAAATGTATATCGTCGTTCACCCGGATGTGACAGGCCtgatcttctctctgctaCGGAGCTGTGGCGGTTTCTTGCGGTCGAGGGGCCATTCGAAAGGTggtggggagagagacgccgcagccgcgaTGTTTGGAGAGTCGGCAGGTCATGCCGCGGCGTTCGCGTGTGTGCTCTCCGGTGTTTGCAGCGGGGCTTCTGTCGACGGGCCAAACGGCTGTCTTGACACCTGAGCAGCAACAGAtgcagcagcagcttcttcagcaaCAGCAGCAGATGGCCAACAACCGCGTTTACATCGGCAACGTCCCCTTCGGATTCTCCTCGGAAGACCTCAAAGTAAGTTCGCACGAAAGCGCACGCGGCCAACCCCAGTGGACGACCGAA
Encoded proteins:
- a CDS encoding GA11385, related, with translation MPDRRSRSRSRSPRRDENREERKRKKRTGWDVGAEEGATPTIPGLAGTGLAGLSVTQALAQQQNNLLMQNFQNKAMCRIYVGSLDYYLTELEIKSVFQAFGTIVSVDMPKEGDRSKGFCFVEYASPEAAEMALSTMQNFVLKGRTIKVGRPTAVGTGGQQLQRPAMMMPTVSTMGAVGGLTGVAAGTSPGSMVNSAQAGAAAATAILAGRTGTADPSSLGAALRDQKFAGVEGREFSAATGLLSTGQTAVLTPEQQQMQQQLLQQQQQMANNRVYIGNVPFGFSSEDLKKIFVVFGPILSCQLLPSQENPQQHRGYGFIEYATADAAKLAIETMNGFEVAGKQLKVNFATAMRNSPVVGTPLASTLLPTMGGLPGASPATAGLVPGLSPAGALGATAVGGLTGLTPGVPTPAAPGGLMGAAASPAATGAVAGTPAPPAVNGTSESAGADGGKERQGEKEDEDLPPAPAAADIHSRVVLLTNMVTPSEVDGELKDEVRDECSKFGGIKRVEVHTLKDTVRIFVEFSDLSGAREAIPSLHGRWFGGRQIIANTYDEELFHQGEYEA